The stretch of DNA TGGATCGCGTAGCGACCGACGGGTTGGATCTTCAGCGGGTGGACATCCTCTGGCACCGACGTGACGTCCAGACGGGGTTCGCCCGACCACTCGTCGACGCAGTTAGCGCACGCACAGGCGAGCCGAAGCTGTCGAACCGCGTATCGGCTTTCCCGCTCGTCGGACCACGTGATCCTGAGCTCGCTGGGGCCCGCTTGTTCGATTCGGATCGGCCTGATCGCCGAGGCGTCGTCCATCGTGGTGGAATCTTAGCGGTGGACACACCCACTGGTCACTGCGCGTTGGCCTTCGGCCAAAGCTTACGCGGCGTCACGCGGCCCGAGTGGGCCGCGCTCCTAGGCGCGACACGGAGACCCACGCGGGCTAGCGTTTCGGTTCGTGGCGGATCCGAGCTTCGACGACGCGATCGCGATTCTGGGCGGCACCGGTGAACAGGGGCTGGGGCTCGCGCTGCGATTTGCAACGGCGGGCCGCCCCGTCTGGATCGGCTCTCGAAGCATCGAACGCGCAAACGCCGCGGCAGAGCGTGTCCGCGCGGCGGTTCCCGGTGCCGAGATCTCGGGGGGCGAAAATCCCGAGGCGTGTCGCGGCGCACAGGTGATCATCCTCTCGGTCGCGTTCGAACACACCGCGAGTACCGTCAAGACGATCCGAGACTCCCTGATCGAGGGCCAGATCGTGGTGTCGATGGGCGTTCCGCTGGCCTCGTCGGCGGGAGGTCCGGCAACCCAGACGATCGGGGTCTGGCAGGGCTCCTGCGCGGAAATGGTTGCCGCGGGGCTGCCGAAGGGCGTGCACACCGTCTCGGCGTTTCAGAACGTCGCCGCCCATCGCCTCCACAACCTGGATCGACCCGTCGAATGCGATGTGGTGGTTTCGGGTGCGGAGCGGCCGCGCAAGCGGATCATGGCGCTTTGTGAACTCGTGCCGGGCCTGCGCGGGATCGATGGGGGCCCCCTCGCCAATGCGCGAATCACAGAATCGATCACCGCTTTGCTGATCGGATTGAACATCCGCTACCGGGTTTCGGATGGCACCGGAATCCGTTTCACGGGCCTTCCGGGCGGCGATTCCTGAAACGCCCCGAAAAACCGCCCGCGCACCAGCATCAAGCCTGTGATTTCAGGGGGTTACAGACCCCGAGCGCACAAAAGTTGCGCGTCGCGCCCAAGCGACCCCCGGAGGGCTGATAAAAAACCATTCAAGCTCAAGGGGTTGTGGGTCATGGCCTAGATAAGTACCAGATTTTGTGGGAATTCTATTGACGCTCCAGCACGCTGGGAGTAAACAGGCCGACGGGGATGAGACAGTCTTCTCGACGACCTGGGGGGTTTCAAATCACAGGCGGTCGTCGGGGGGGAAGCGGGTTTGAGGAGGGATGGAGGACCCGAATCCGACTCGGGGGCTCTGGAGGTTCCGGAGCCTCTCTCATCTCCGGGATAGCTCGGCCCGCCTCGGAGGCGACCCCGCGACCAGTTCATTCCAACAACCATCCATTGCAATGGGCGATACCCCGGTCACCCGTGTCCCGCGGTATCGCCGATCGCCCTGATGGAGAGAGGTGAGACGGGCGCATCAAAGAAGTGATTGAATTGAAAGAGCGTTGTCAGTAGGCGCGTAAGCAATTGGCGCACGGCGTAGATTGGTCATCGCGTCGGCATAAAGGGGAGAGCGTGAAAGGCAGCGAGACGACGGACGGCACCCTGGGGAGAGGGCAACTTCACGCTGTGGGAGAGAAGAAGAGAAAACGCAAAACTCCGCGGGGCACGACGATCTCGCGACATTTCACATCCGTCGGAGAAGATCCCTACGATTTCGTCGAGTGGGAAACCCGAAGCGCAAAGATCGCCAACGAGAACGGCGAAGTTGTTTTCGAGCAGACCGATGTCGAAGTACCGAAGACCTGGTCGCAGCTCGCCACCAACGTGGTCACCTCCAAATACTTCCGCGGACACATCGGAACCCCCGATCGCGAAACCAGCGTCCGACAGCTGATCGGTCGCGTGGTCGGCAAACTCCGCGAATGGGGCGATGGCTCGAATTATTTCCGCACCGAAGAGGATTCGCAGACTTTTTCGGACGAACTCACGCACATCCTGCTCACCCAACGCATGTCGTTCAACAGCCCCGTCTGGTTCAACCTGGGCGTCGAGAACAACCTGCAACAGGCCAGTGCGTGCTTCATCAACTCCGTCGACGACACCATGGAATCCATCATGGATCTCGCGAAGACAGAAGCCATGCTTTTCAAAGGCGGATCCGGCGCGGGTTCGAACCTCTCAAAGATTCGCTCGTCGCGCGAGACACTCGCCGGAGGCGGGACTGCATCCGGCCCGGTCTCGTTCATGCGTGGCTTCGACGCTTTCGCGGGCGTGGTGAAGTCCGGAGGCAAGACCCGTCGCGCAGCGAAGATGGTGATCTTGAACGCGGACCATCCGGACATCATGGAATTCATCCGGAGCAAGTCCGAAGAAGAGAAGAAGGCCCACGCGCTCATCAGTGCGGGTTACGACGGCGGCTTCAACGTTCCCGGCGGCGCCTATGACTCGGTGTTCTACCAGAACGCGAATCACTCGGTTCGCGTCACCGACTCGTTCATGCATTCCGCACTGGCGGGCGGCAAATGGGAGACCCGTAGCGTCACCACCGGTAAGGTGGTCGACGAATTCAAGGCCCGCGACCTCCTGGAGGAAATGGTGGGGGCTGCACATGCGTGCGGCGATCCTGGCGTTCAATACGATACGACGATCAATCGCTGGAACCCCGTCAAGGCTTCGGGGCGGATCAACGCCAGCAACCCGTGCTCGGAGTACATGTTCCTCGACGACACAGCCTGCAACCTCGCCAGCCTCAACCTGCTTACCTTTGTCAATGACTCCGGCGAGTTCGACATCGCAGGTTTCCAGCACGCAGTGAGGCTTACGATCCTCGCCCAAGAGATCATGGTCGATCACGCCGACTACCCGACGCCGGTAATTGCCCGCAACAGCCACCTCTTCCGGCCGCTGGGGCTCGGCTATGCAAACCTCGGCGCACTCTTGATGAGCTGCGGGCTGCCCTACGACAGTACCGAAGGGCAGAACCTCGCGGCGACAATCACCGCGTTGATGTGCGGCGAGGCCTACCAAACGAGCGCAAACATCGCGGAAGCGATGGGACCATTCCCTCGCTATCGGATGAACCGCAAACCCTTCCTGGAAGTCATCAAGATGCACGAGGATGCGGCGCTCGCAATTCCGGGTGATGGCGTTGCGGAGCCCCTGCTCGCCGCAGCTCGAGAAAGTTGGCGCGCAGCCTATGAGAAGGGTCGAAAGTTCGGATTCAAGAACGCGCAGGTGACGGTGCTCGCTCCAACGGGCACGATCGCCTTCATGATGGATTGCGACACGACGGGCGTCGAGCCAGATATCGCGCTCGTCAAATACAAGAAGCTCGTCGGTGGCGGTTATCTCAAAATCGTCAACAACACCGTTCCAAGGGCTCTCGAGAATCTCGGCTACGACAAGGCGGAGATCGAAGAGATCGCCGACTACATCACCGAACAGGAAACGATCGAGGGTGCACCTGGACTGAAAGAGTCCGACCTCCCGGTTTTCGACTGTGCATTCCAGGCTAAAAACGGCAAGCGCAGCATC from Myxococcales bacterium encodes:
- a CDS encoding DUF971 domain-containing protein; this encodes MDDASAIRPIRIEQAGPSELRITWSDERESRYAVRQLRLACACANCVDEWSGEPRLDVTSVPEDVHPLKIQPVGRYAI
- the npdG gene encoding NADPH-dependent F420 reductase, which gives rise to MAILGGTGEQGLGLALRFATAGRPVWIGSRSIERANAAAERVRAAVPGAEISGGENPEACRGAQVIILSVAFEHTASTVKTIRDSLIEGQIVVSMGVPLASSAGGPATQTIGVWQGSCAEMVAAGLPKGVHTVSAFQNVAAHRLHNLDRPVECDVVVSGAERPRKRIMALCELVPGLRGIDGGPLANARITESITALLIGLNIRYRVSDGTGIRFTGLPGGDS
- a CDS encoding vitamin B12-dependent ribonucleotide reductase, which gives rise to MGRGQLHAVGEKKRKRKTPRGTTISRHFTSVGEDPYDFVEWETRSAKIANENGEVVFEQTDVEVPKTWSQLATNVVTSKYFRGHIGTPDRETSVRQLIGRVVGKLREWGDGSNYFRTEEDSQTFSDELTHILLTQRMSFNSPVWFNLGVENNLQQASACFINSVDDTMESIMDLAKTEAMLFKGGSGAGSNLSKIRSSRETLAGGGTASGPVSFMRGFDAFAGVVKSGGKTRRAAKMVILNADHPDIMEFIRSKSEEEKKAHALISAGYDGGFNVPGGAYDSVFYQNANHSVRVTDSFMHSALAGGKWETRSVTTGKVVDEFKARDLLEEMVGAAHACGDPGVQYDTTINRWNPVKASGRINASNPCSEYMFLDDTACNLASLNLLTFVNDSGEFDIAGFQHAVRLTILAQEIMVDHADYPTPVIARNSHLFRPLGLGYANLGALLMSCGLPYDSTEGQNLAATITALMCGEAYQTSANIAEAMGPFPRYRMNRKPFLEVIKMHEDAALAIPGDGVAEPLLAAARESWRAAYEKGRKFGFKNAQVTVLAPTGTIAFMMDCDTTGVEPDIALVKYKKLVGGGYLKIVNNTVPRALENLGYDKAEIEEIADYITEQETIEGAPGLKESDLPVFDCAFQAKNGKRSIAWMGHIRMMSVVQPFLSGAISKTVNLPADATVEDVMQAYVAGWELGLKALAVYRDGSKQTQPLNAGEDNDADERLAEVRPIRKKLKDERTALTHKFVIAGHEGYLTVGLYENGQPGEIFLRMAKEGSTVSGLMDTIATMTSISLQYGVPLRALVDKFSHTRFEPAGFTNNPSIPIAKSVMDYVFRYLGNRYLQCDPIEDEQEDQQGESGAYTLPLRSAVAGGSGERMQSQSQVFINQADAPSCHNCGSIMIRSGTCYKCFNCGETSGCS